Proteins encoded by one window of Clostridium bornimense:
- a CDS encoding DUF1819 family protein, giving the protein MEQMKYSASLTSDAFLYFELKQVLKLKKDGIADKDLRKIILEKNIFEYKSAKGGSRVISTVIKRANVLDDTLREMVLTDPINTGKIINLYTIMKTSRIFYEFMDEVIREKLEKNIGFIEKKDINIFFTEKAEQNEIVENWSETTVTKLKQVIFKILFEVGIIEDKISGKLNRLFIEPELRDYLMSQGDKKYLKAMGEYLD; this is encoded by the coding sequence ATGGAACAAATGAAATATAGTGCATCTTTAACAAGTGATGCTTTTTTATATTTTGAATTAAAACAAGTTTTGAAACTAAAAAAAGATGGTATAGCTGATAAGGATTTAAGAAAAATAATATTAGAGAAAAATATATTTGAGTATAAATCGGCAAAAGGTGGTAGTAGAGTAATTTCAACCGTAATTAAAAGAGCTAATGTTTTAGATGATACATTAAGAGAAATGGTGCTGACAGATCCAATAAATACAGGAAAAATAATCAACTTATATACTATTATGAAAACAAGTAGAATATTTTATGAATTCATGGATGAAGTTATCAGGGAAAAGCTTGAAAAGAATATTGGATTTATTGAAAAGAAAGATATAAACATATTTTTTACAGAAAAAGCTGAGCAAAATGAAATAGTAGAAAATTGGAGTGAGACTACTGTTACTAAGTTGAAACAAGTTATATTTAAAATTTTATTTGAAGTTGGTATTATCGAAGATAAAATCAGTGGAAAATTAAATAGATTATTCATAGAACCAGAATTAAGAGATTATTTAATGAGCCAAGGGGATAAAAAGTATTTAAAAGCAATGGGAGAATACTTAGATTAG
- the brxC gene encoding BREX system P-loop protein BrxC: MKLSDMFVKDINREISGVIKVDEHDGERLYQELDEYVVTKEVAKHLSKFYDTYAKSIGGNTHKVGVWISGFFGSGKSHFLKMLSHLLENENVEGKDVIEFFKDKIEDPILYAEMERASKVKTECILFNVDSKNPINNKGREDAILRIFIKVFNEHRGLCAEIPGVAYMEKHLIKDGVYDDFKKAFKEVKGKEWLDRRRNFRIDKDYVAMAISKVLNVSIENAKDYVDNDIDKYETDIEKFALEINDYIKSKGDDFHLIFLADEVGQYIGDNSSLMLNLQTIEEQLSTKCNGKAWVMVTSQESIDEVAKVKGNDFSKITGRFDTRLSLSSIDVDEVIKKRILEKNDDSKLILKSLYDEKRVVLNNLISFENARKDLLGYRDSNEFIEVYPFIPYQFKILQNVFEQVRKHGNSGKHLSEGERSMLSAFKESVVKYEEQSEGFLIPMYTFYETIEEFLNPSITRVIDRASDDVELRDEPINLQILKLLFMIKYLSDEMPANLNNIATLMVNNIDEDMEELKEKIKASLRKLQSEHLIQKNGDVYTFLTDDEQEVNKAIESIEIDDIKISKWISDDIFQRIYDSSKYKMKGTNSLFGFTKKVDDYVASNKAHNIGLEVLTPVGDDYYKSDMELLSNSYKKIIIKFGGNDEYKDEIKKVLQIKSYKDKNNINALPENKQAILILKSGEIKIRSERAKNLIDRALIDASFYINGEKVEVKGNNAKDKISNAFSILIGNVFNKLNYIKKSISTEEEIVALVSNNVEQLGLDEIEGYNNQQAENEIFDFICLQEENFEQIRMKLLINRYMDIPYGWNLLDIAGVVAKLIKDEKINARLSGNDLSIEEPLKLVDSLTKLSEVDRVIINKKIRVDKSLLRKVKGVCSDVWGSLNLPDDEDSMAKKIREESLKLIDECRSYILKYQGKKYPGKSLFEKGIEIFNKVLEHKDNLSFFTELTEKGDELYDWSGDVELPKDFFNSNKIEMFDREVEILEKCEESIYYLDELTKEKFETLKEILHDPMPYDKIRSTLTIAKEIENELNDIVKNKISNAIEKVNKDYDYVKLRVNQNGVSDSTKLVVEKYYTELIKNISDYKDITKIDAAITRSNNKREEIDRVVDREIKAYHELIDIKPKDVEHKTNKQEVSKKKIEKVEIAKMISIKTLKTENDVEVYIRELKNKLDTLIREGKEIEID, encoded by the coding sequence ATGAAACTAAGTGATATGTTCGTTAAAGACATAAATAGAGAAATAAGTGGTGTTATTAAAGTTGATGAACATGATGGAGAAAGGCTGTATCAAGAGCTGGATGAGTATGTAGTTACTAAAGAAGTTGCTAAACATTTAAGTAAGTTTTATGATACTTATGCAAAAAGCATAGGTGGTAATACACACAAAGTAGGTGTATGGATATCAGGATTCTTTGGAAGCGGTAAATCACATTTTTTAAAAATGCTATCACATTTGTTAGAAAATGAAAATGTTGAAGGCAAAGATGTAATTGAATTTTTTAAGGATAAAATAGAAGATCCAATACTATATGCTGAAATGGAAAGAGCATCAAAGGTTAAAACGGAATGTATTCTTTTTAATGTGGATTCAAAAAATCCTATTAATAATAAAGGAAGAGAAGATGCTATCTTAAGAATTTTTATTAAAGTATTCAATGAGCATAGAGGATTATGTGCTGAAATTCCTGGAGTGGCTTATATGGAGAAGCATTTAATTAAAGATGGAGTGTATGATGACTTTAAAAAAGCATTTAAAGAAGTTAAAGGAAAAGAGTGGCTTGATAGAAGACGTAATTTTAGAATAGATAAAGATTATGTTGCTATGGCTATATCAAAAGTATTAAATGTTTCTATAGAAAATGCAAAAGACTATGTTGATAATGATATAGATAAATATGAGACTGATATTGAAAAATTTGCATTGGAAATAAATGATTATATAAAAAGTAAAGGCGATGATTTTCATTTAATATTTTTAGCTGATGAAGTTGGTCAATATATTGGAGACAATTCATCTCTTATGTTAAATTTGCAAACAATAGAGGAACAATTATCTACAAAGTGTAATGGTAAGGCGTGGGTAATGGTTACTTCTCAGGAAAGTATAGATGAAGTCGCTAAAGTGAAAGGTAATGATTTCTCTAAAATAACAGGAAGATTTGATACAAGATTAAGTTTATCTTCAATCGATGTAGATGAAGTAATCAAAAAACGTATTCTTGAAAAAAATGATGATTCAAAACTAATATTAAAAAGTTTATATGATGAAAAACGTGTAGTTTTAAATAATTTAATCAGTTTTGAAAACGCAAGAAAAGATTTATTAGGTTATAGAGATAGCAATGAATTTATAGAGGTATACCCATTTATACCATATCAATTTAAAATATTACAAAATGTATTTGAACAAGTTAGAAAGCATGGTAATTCTGGTAAACATTTATCTGAAGGTGAGAGATCAATGTTATCAGCATTTAAAGAATCAGTTGTGAAATATGAGGAACAAAGTGAAGGATTCTTAATTCCTATGTATACTTTTTATGAAACTATTGAAGAGTTCTTAAATCCATCAATAACAAGAGTAATTGACAGAGCATCAGATGACGTAGAGTTAAGGGATGAACCTATTAATTTACAGATACTAAAATTATTATTTATGATTAAATATTTATCTGATGAAATGCCTGCTAATTTGAATAATATAGCAACATTAATGGTTAATAATATTGATGAAGATATGGAAGAACTAAAAGAAAAGATAAAAGCTTCATTGAGAAAATTACAGTCAGAACATTTAATACAAAAGAATGGTGATGTATACACATTTTTAACTGATGATGAACAAGAAGTTAATAAAGCTATTGAATCTATTGAAATTGATGATATTAAAATAAGTAAATGGATTTCAGATGATATTTTTCAAAGAATTTATGATTCATCAAAATATAAAATGAAGGGTACCAACTCATTGTTTGGATTTACTAAAAAAGTAGATGATTATGTAGCTTCAAATAAAGCACATAACATTGGATTAGAAGTATTAACACCAGTGGGAGATGATTATTACAAGTCTGATATGGAATTGTTAAGTAATTCATATAAGAAAATCATAATAAAATTTGGGGGCAATGACGAATACAAGGATGAAATTAAAAAGGTTTTACAGATTAAATCTTATAAAGATAAAAACAATATAAACGCACTTCCAGAAAATAAGCAAGCTATATTGATTTTAAAAAGCGGAGAGATAAAGATTAGATCGGAGAGAGCTAAAAACTTAATTGATAGAGCACTTATTGATGCAAGTTTTTATATAAATGGTGAAAAAGTTGAAGTAAAAGGCAACAATGCGAAGGATAAAATAAGCAATGCTTTTAGTATTTTAATAGGCAATGTATTTAATAAATTAAATTATATAAAAAAGAGTATCTCTACAGAAGAAGAAATAGTAGCTTTGGTTAGCAATAATGTTGAACAGTTAGGATTAGATGAAATAGAAGGCTACAATAATCAACAAGCTGAAAATGAAATATTTGATTTTATATGCTTACAAGAAGAAAATTTTGAGCAAATAAGAATGAAATTATTAATAAATAGGTACATGGATATTCCTTATGGATGGAATCTATTGGATATTGCTGGGGTAGTAGCGAAACTAATTAAAGATGAGAAGATAAATGCAAGACTTTCAGGAAATGATTTATCTATTGAGGAACCTTTAAAATTGGTAGATTCATTAACTAAATTATCTGAAGTAGACAGGGTAATAATAAATAAGAAAATTAGAGTTGATAAGTCCTTATTAAGAAAAGTCAAAGGCGTTTGTAGCGACGTTTGGGGAAGCTTGAATTTACCTGATGATGAAGATAGTATGGCAAAAAAAATACGTGAGGAAAGTTTAAAATTAATTGATGAATGTAGAAGTTATATTTTAAAATATCAAGGTAAAAAATATCCAGGAAAAAGTTTGTTTGAAAAAGGAATTGAAATATTTAATAAAGTTCTGGAACATAAAGATAATTTAAGCTTTTTTACGGAGTTAACTGAAAAAGGCGACGAATTATATGATTGGAGCGGAGATGTTGAATTACCAAAAGATTTCTTTAATTCAAACAAAATAGAGATGTTTGATAGGGAAGTAGAGATTTTAGAAAAATGTGAAGAGAGCATTTATTATTTAGATGAATTAACAAAGGAAAAATTTGAAACATTAAAAGAAATACTACATGATCCTATGCCATATGACAAAATAAGAAGTACTTTAACTATTGCAAAAGAAATCGAAAATGAATTAAATGATATAGTGAAGAATAAAATAAGTAATGCTATTGAAAAAGTTAATAAAGATTATGATTATGTAAAGTTAAGAGTTAATCAAAATGGTGTAAGCGATAGCACAAAATTAGTAGTAGAAAAATATTATACTGAGCTAATAAAGAATATTAGTGATTATAAGGATATAACTAAAATAGATGCTGCTATTACAAGAAGTAATAATAAAAGAGAAGAAATAGATAGAGTTGTTGATAGAGAAATTAAAGCTTATCATGAGTTAATTGATATTAAGCCGAAAGATGTAGAACATAAAACTAATAAACAAGAAGTATCTAAGAAGAAAATAGAAAAAGTAGAAATAGCAAAAATGATATCAATTAAAACTTTGAAGACAGAAAATGATGTTGAAGTTTATATAAGAGAATTAAAAAATAAATTAGATACATTGATAAGAGAAGGTAAAGAAATAGAGATAGATTAG
- the pglX gene encoding BREX-1 system adenine-specific DNA-methyltransferase PglX, producing MDKSVLKSFATEAREELINKVKLKANQYGITDEEIKTSKIVSSDSIVINGKALSSVEKKQRQKLIDRISTINEQGEDGYEHVMEEVAYTWFNRFIALRFMEVNDYLPTKIRVLTSTDPDSSEPDLLREANTVNLDVDKQVIYEYKINSDRDGLFKYMIISQCDALNVTLPFMFEKTDHYTQLLFPDGLLNKDAFISRLTDVELIKEEWWTNVEIIGWLYQYYIASEKDRVIKAKKKYKKDEIPFATQLFTPDWIVRYMVQNTLGRYWIESHSEDEELKANWEFYLENLNKEDEFEEKLAPYINKELNVEDIKCFDPACGSGHILVYMFDVLYEIYERCGYVRKEIPKLIIEKNLYGLDIDDRAYQLACFAVVMKGMSYHNRLLRDIERQVERTGEGIKLNIASIQETNEFNEDDIIYLADESSGERYESTKKFVETFKNAKTYGSLIKIDAFDYRYYWERLFYIKNNPARNTFEQESKNKFESSNKLQKLINQAEIMSKSFDILVTNPPYMGSKYMNPLLTNFIKKEYESVKADLFSAFMQYCRSKVINTGHLGFLTPFVWMFISSYYELRKYIIENQNISSLIQLEYNAFPEACVPVCCFTIRNYKIKLPGEYIKLSDFTGSENQPIKTLEAIKCPNVNYRFTTCCDEFSVIEGFPIAYWISDNVKSIFVNNTKLGTIASPRKGNSTSDNKRFLRLWFEVDIEKINFNKKEIIKEETMINRWFPYNKGGGYRKWFGNNEYVIDWKNDAEEIRNIPTAVIANYEYFMKPGLTWSTVTSTNFSMRIFEEGFIFDNGGCCLFTNNNERLFYLALLNSKVFNYILGEINPTLNFQSGEVAKFPVIKPDNDETISKINMLSSENKSIAKRDWDSSELSWDYRVNNLVKYRRESNKISKCYELWKEECSKNVQTLKTNEEELNKIFINQYNLVNELSSSICDKDITLFANGYYRYKKKTKKKNTDNIYFEKNENEAFSLEEMKGFFKIDTIKEFISYSVGCMLGRYSLDKEGLAYAGGNFDISIYKTFKPDEDNILILSNEYFKNDIVERFTNFVEVIFGADTLDENITFIAETLGMKNNEMPEDTIRRYFLTDFYKDHVQTYKKRPIYWMFTSGKQKAFNCLIYMHRYDKSLLARIRTEYVHVVQDRMDSQRESQLEIINGDYPQKEKNDAKKELNVLEKKIDEIKRFEEKLHHMADKPFDIDLDDGVLHNYDLFKGLLAKI from the coding sequence ATGGATAAATCAGTGTTGAAATCTTTTGCAACAGAAGCAAGAGAAGAGTTAATCAATAAGGTTAAATTAAAAGCAAATCAGTATGGTATAACTGATGAAGAAATAAAAACATCTAAAATAGTTAGTAGTGATTCAATAGTAATTAATGGAAAAGCATTAAGTTCAGTTGAAAAAAAGCAAAGACAAAAGCTTATTGATAGAATAAGTACGATAAATGAACAAGGTGAAGATGGATATGAACATGTAATGGAGGAAGTTGCATATACATGGTTCAATAGATTTATTGCATTAAGGTTTATGGAAGTTAATGATTATCTTCCAACTAAAATAAGGGTATTAACATCTACAGATCCTGATAGTTCAGAACCTGATTTGCTTAGAGAAGCCAATACTGTTAATTTAGATGTAGATAAACAAGTAATATATGAATATAAAATAAACAGTGATCGAGATGGATTATTTAAATATATGATTATATCACAATGTGATGCTTTAAATGTTACATTGCCATTCATGTTTGAAAAAACTGATCATTATACTCAATTATTATTTCCAGATGGATTATTAAACAAAGATGCGTTTATTAGTAGGCTAACTGATGTAGAATTAATAAAAGAAGAATGGTGGACAAATGTTGAAATTATAGGATGGCTATATCAATATTATATAGCAAGTGAAAAGGATAGAGTTATTAAAGCTAAGAAGAAATATAAGAAGGATGAAATACCATTTGCAACACAATTATTTACACCAGATTGGATAGTAAGATATATGGTGCAAAATACATTAGGGCGTTATTGGATTGAATCACATTCAGAAGATGAAGAATTAAAGGCTAACTGGGAGTTTTATCTTGAAAATCTTAATAAAGAAGATGAGTTTGAAGAAAAATTAGCACCATATATAAATAAAGAATTAAATGTTGAAGACATAAAATGCTTTGATCCAGCTTGTGGTTCGGGACATATTTTAGTATATATGTTTGATGTTCTCTATGAAATATATGAGAGATGTGGTTATGTAAGAAAAGAGATCCCAAAGCTCATAATAGAGAAAAATCTATATGGATTAGATATTGATGATAGAGCATATCAGCTTGCATGTTTCGCAGTAGTTATGAAAGGTATGAGCTATCATAATAGATTACTAAGAGATATAGAAAGACAAGTTGAAAGAACAGGTGAAGGGATTAAATTAAATATTGCATCTATACAAGAAACAAATGAATTTAATGAGGATGATATTATTTATTTAGCAGATGAATCTTCTGGAGAAAGATACGAAAGTACTAAGAAATTTGTTGAAACTTTCAAAAATGCTAAAACATATGGTTCACTAATAAAAATAGATGCTTTTGATTATAGATACTATTGGGAGAGATTATTTTATATTAAAAATAATCCAGCAAGAAATACTTTTGAACAAGAAAGCAAAAATAAATTTGAAAGTTCGAACAAACTACAAAAGTTAATTAATCAAGCTGAGATTATGAGTAAAAGCTTTGATATATTAGTTACTAATCCACCATATATGGGTAGTAAGTATATGAATCCTTTGCTAACTAATTTTATTAAAAAAGAATATGAAAGTGTAAAGGCAGATTTGTTTTCAGCATTTATGCAGTATTGTAGAAGTAAGGTTATTAATACTGGTCATTTAGGTTTTTTAACGCCATTTGTATGGATGTTTATTTCTTCATACTATGAATTAAGAAAATATATAATTGAAAATCAAAATATAAGTTCATTGATACAATTGGAGTATAATGCTTTCCCAGAAGCATGTGTTCCTGTTTGTTGTTTTACAATTAGAAATTATAAAATTAAATTACCTGGAGAATATATAAAATTATCTGATTTTACAGGAAGTGAAAATCAACCTATTAAAACATTAGAAGCAATTAAATGTCCTAATGTAAATTATAGATTTACTACTTGTTGTGATGAATTTAGTGTGATAGAAGGATTCCCAATCGCTTATTGGATCAGTGATAATGTAAAAAGTATTTTTGTTAATAATACTAAATTAGGAACAATAGCTTCACCACGAAAAGGAAATTCAACATCTGACAATAAACGATTTTTAAGATTATGGTTTGAAGTTGATATTGAAAAAATTAACTTTAATAAAAAAGAAATTATAAAAGAGGAAACAATGATAAATAGATGGTTCCCGTATAACAAAGGTGGTGGATATAGAAAATGGTTTGGTAATAATGAATATGTAATAGATTGGAAAAATGATGCCGAAGAAATAAGGAATATACCTACAGCTGTAATAGCAAATTATGAGTATTTTATGAAACCTGGATTAACTTGGTCTACTGTTACTTCAACTAATTTTAGCATGAGGATATTTGAAGAAGGATTCATTTTTGATAATGGAGGATGTTGTTTATTTACAAACAATAATGAAAGATTATTCTATTTAGCATTGTTAAATTCGAAGGTATTTAACTATATTTTAGGAGAAATAAATCCTACATTAAACTTTCAATCAGGAGAAGTTGCTAAATTTCCTGTAATTAAACCTGATAACGATGAAACAATATCTAAAATTAATATGTTAAGTAGTGAAAATAAGAGTATAGCAAAACGTGATTGGGATTCATCTGAATTATCCTGGGATTATAGGGTAAATAATTTAGTTAAGTATAGAAGAGAGTCGAATAAGATTAGTAAATGTTATGAATTATGGAAAGAAGAATGTTCTAAGAATGTTCAAACATTAAAAACTAATGAAGAAGAATTAAATAAGATATTTATTAATCAATATAATCTTGTAAATGAATTATCAAGTAGTATATGTGATAAGGATATAACTTTATTCGCAAATGGATATTACAGGTATAAGAAAAAAACAAAGAAGAAAAATACTGATAATATTTATTTTGAAAAAAATGAAAATGAAGCTTTTTCGTTAGAGGAAATGAAAGGTTTCTTTAAGATAGATACAATTAAAGAATTTATTTCATATTCAGTTGGATGTATGCTTGGAAGATATTCATTAGATAAAGAGGGTTTAGCATATGCAGGAGGAAACTTTGACATTAGTATATATAAAACTTTTAAACCTGATGAAGATAATATACTAATATTATCTAATGAATACTTTAAAAATGATATTGTCGAAAGATTTACAAATTTTGTGGAAGTAATTTTTGGTGCAGATACATTGGATGAAAATATAACATTTATTGCAGAAACATTAGGGATGAAAAATAATGAAATGCCAGAAGATACTATTAGAAGATATTTCTTAACTGATTTTTATAAAGATCATGTACAGACTTATAAAAAGAGACCAATATACTGGATGTTTACTTCAGGAAAACAGAAGGCATTCAATTGCTTGATATATATGCATAGATATGATAAATCACTGCTTGCAAGAATTAGAACAGAGTATGTTCATGTAGTACAGGATAGAATGGATTCACAAAGGGAATCACAACTCGAAATAATTAATGGAGATTACCCCCAAAAGGAAAAAAACGATGCAAAGAAAGAATTAAATGTACTTGAGAAAAAAATTGATGAGATAAAGAGGTTTGAAGAAAAATTACATCATATGGCAGATAAACCGTTTGATATTGATTTAGATGATGGAGTTTTGCATAATTATGATTTATTTAAAGGACTTTTAGCAAAAATATAA
- a CDS encoding DUF1788 domain-containing protein, which translates to MCMHSLGERLEAIKDKMKTDKFINGRGLGNEISFYIFEYNPKNEMYVREQIEYIIKDFNRVPSNEKIIEFDLYKMLIDFLKEEEDFEAIIRMEEKEGKEYTLETITTVVTSEMYAERIEKMSKEYGILFITGVGKVYPYLRAHNILNTLQQNLNKNKKLIMFYPGIYSGQDLKLFDRFEDENYYRAFQLI; encoded by the coding sequence ATGTGTATGCACAGTTTAGGTGAAAGACTTGAAGCAATAAAAGATAAAATGAAAACAGACAAATTCATTAATGGACGTGGACTTGGAAATGAAATTAGTTTTTATATATTTGAATATAATCCTAAGAATGAAATGTATGTAAGAGAACAGATAGAATATATTATAAAAGACTTTAACAGAGTTCCTTCAAATGAAAAAATAATAGAATTTGATTTGTATAAGATGCTTATAGACTTCCTAAAAGAAGAAGAAGATTTTGAAGCAATAATTAGGATGGAAGAAAAAGAGGGAAAAGAGTATACATTGGAGACTATAACAACAGTAGTAACTTCGGAAATGTATGCTGAGAGAATAGAGAAAATGTCAAAAGAGTATGGAATATTATTTATAACTGGAGTAGGTAAAGTATATCCATATTTAAGAGCTCATAATATATTAAATACGCTTCAGCAAAATTTAAATAAAAATAAGAAATTAATTATGTTTTATCCAGGTATTTATAGTGGTCAAGATTTAAAGCTTTTTGATAGATTTGAAGATGAAAACTATTATAGAGCTTTCCAATTGATATAA
- a CDS encoding GGGtGRT protein has product MALFESYERRIGQITPVLEKYGIESLEAARDLCKSKGFDPYEITKETQPIAFENAAWAYTLGAAIALKKGCTKAADAAEAIGEGLQAFCIPGSVADDRKVGLGHGNLGAMLLREETKCFAFLAGHESFAAAEGAIKIAEKANKVRKEPLRVILNGLGKDAAYIISRINGFTYVQTKFDYYTGKLEIVKETPYSDGPRAKVKCYGSDDVREGVAIMHHEGVDVSITGNSTNPTRFQHPVAGTYKKECVEEGKKYFSVASGGGTGRTLHPDNMAAGPASYGMTDTMGRMHSDAQFAGSSSVPAHVEMMGLIGMGNNPMVGATVAVAVAVEEASK; this is encoded by the coding sequence ATGGCATTATTTGAAAGTTATGAAAGAAGAATCGGTCAAATAACTCCAGTACTTGAAAAGTACGGAATTGAATCTTTAGAAGCTGCTAGAGATCTTTGTAAGTCAAAAGGATTTGATCCTTATGAAATCACAAAAGAAACTCAACCAATCGCATTTGAAAATGCTGCTTGGGCTTATACTTTAGGTGCTGCTATAGCATTAAAGAAAGGTTGCACAAAAGCTGCTGATGCTGCTGAAGCAATCGGAGAAGGATTACAAGCATTCTGTATCCCTGGATCAGTTGCTGACGATAGAAAAGTTGGTTTAGGACACGGAAACTTAGGAGCTATGCTTTTAAGAGAAGAAACTAAATGTTTCGCATTCTTAGCAGGACACGAATCATTCGCTGCTGCTGAAGGTGCTATCAAAATAGCTGAAAAAGCTAACAAAGTAAGAAAAGAACCATTAAGAGTTATCTTAAACGGTCTTGGAAAAGATGCTGCATACATCATTTCAAGAATCAACGGATTCACTTATGTTCAAACTAAATTCGATTACTACACTGGTAAGTTAGAAATCGTTAAAGAAACTCCATACTCAGATGGACCAAGAGCTAAAGTTAAATGCTACGGTTCTGACGACGTTAGAGAAGGTGTTGCTATCATGCATCACGAAGGTGTTGACGTATCAATCACTGGTAACTCAACTAACCCAACAAGATTCCAACACCCAGTTGCTGGTACTTACAAGAAGGAATGTGTTGAAGAAGGTAAGAAATACTTCTCAGTAGCATCAGGTGGTGGTACAGGAAGAACTCTTCACCCAGATAACATGGCAGCAGGTCCTGCTTCATACGGTATGACTGATACTATGGGAAGAATGCACTCAGATGCACAATTCGCAGGATCATCATCAGTTCCAGCTCACGTTGAAATGATGGGTCTTATCGGTATGGGTAACAACCCAATGGTAGGAGCTACTGTTGCAGTTGCTGTTGCTGTTGAAGAAGCTTCTAAATAA
- a CDS encoding class I SAM-dependent methyltransferase: protein MNLSDFRFNALFDDWADDYDATVSLETGEYKDVFKNYNEILNETVKHVGKFQGAKVIDIGAGTGNLTNAASNIGYNVIGIEPNTKMINIAKDKYPFINFLSGTFLSLPIEDNTLDAVISSYSFHHLTDEEKDEAVSILKSKLKKDGVVVIADTMYDSERTKSELILEAKQNGYTNLIHDLNTEFYSTHETLTKIFEKYKFHVSYQQMNKFLWILTAKLK, encoded by the coding sequence ATGAATTTATCTGATTTTAGATTTAATGCTTTATTTGATGATTGGGCAGATGATTATGATGCAACTGTGTCTTTAGAAACTGGTGAATATAAAGATGTATTTAAGAATTATAATGAGATATTAAATGAGACAGTTAAACATGTAGGCAAATTCCAAGGTGCTAAAGTAATAGATATTGGCGCTGGAACTGGAAATCTAACTAATGCTGCATCAAATATCGGATATAATGTAATTGGTATAGAGCCTAATACTAAAATGATAAATATTGCTAAAGATAAGTATCCATTTATTAATTTCTTATCGGGAACTTTTCTATCACTTCCTATAGAGGATAATACTTTAGATGCTGTTATTAGTAGTTACTCATTTCATCACTTAACCGATGAAGAAAAAGATGAAGCTGTAAGTATACTAAAATCAAAATTGAAAAAAGACGGTGTGGTAGTAATAGCTGATACTATGTACGATTCAGAAAGAACAAAATCTGAACTTATCTTAGAAGCTAAGCAAAATGGGTATACAAATTTAATTCATGACCTAAATACTGAATTTTACTCTACCCATGAGACCTTAACTAAAATTTTTGAAAAATATAAATTTCATGTTAGTTACCAACAAATGAATAAATTTCTTTGGATATTAACAGCTAAATTGAAATAA
- a CDS encoding iron-sulfur cluster assembly scaffold protein gives MMYSSEVTEMCVLAKGPNHGPAPIPAEGKWVQAKEVKDISGLTHGIGWCAPQQGACKLTLNVKEGLIQEALVETIGCSGMTHSAAMASEILPGKTILEALNTDLVCDAINTAMRELFLQIVYGRTQTAFSEGGLPIGAGLEDLGKGLRSQVGTMYGTLAKGPRYLEMAEGYVTRVAVDKNAEIIGYEFVHLGKMMESITKGMDANEALEKAKGTYGRFAEADRYVNPRHE, from the coding sequence ATGATGTATTCATCAGAAGTTACTGAAATGTGTGTACTTGCAAAAGGACCAAACCACGGTCCAGCCCCAATTCCTGCAGAAGGTAAATGGGTACAAGCTAAAGAAGTTAAGGACATATCTGGTCTTACTCACGGTATAGGTTGGTGTGCACCTCAACAAGGAGCTTGTAAATTAACTTTAAATGTAAAGGAAGGATTAATCCAAGAAGCATTAGTTGAAACTATCGGATGTTCTGGTATGACTCACTCAGCTGCTATGGCTTCAGAAATACTTCCAGGAAAAACTATATTAGAAGCTTTAAATACTGATTTAGTATGTGACGCTATAAATACTGCAATGAGAGAATTATTCCTACAAATCGTATACGGAAGAACTCAAACTGCATTCTCTGAAGGTGGACTACCTATCGGAGCTGGTCTTGAAGACTTAGGAAAAGGATTAAGAAGCCAAGTTGGTACTATGTACGGAACTTTAGCTAAGGGTCCAAGATACTTAGAAATGGCAGAAGGATACGTAACAAGAGTTGCTGTAGACAAAAATGCTGAAATTATCGGATATGAATTCGTTCACCTTGGTAAGATGATGGAATCTATCACTAAAGGTATGGATGCAAACGAAGCTTTAGAAAAAGCAAAAGGTACATATGGTAGATTTGCTGAAGCTGACAGATATGTAAATCCAAGACACGAATAA